The following are encoded together in the Gemmatimonadota bacterium genome:
- a CDS encoding MgtC/SapB family protein yields MEWMPLADAPADWLSRLGWLRLDLLGRLLLAALLGGAVGLERELSRKPAGFRTNLLICLGAALLTELSIAVARSAGPAAPNVDPGRIAAQIVSGIGFLGAGTIIQARGSVVGLTTAATLWVVAAIGMAVGMQAYVEAVGTTVLVIVALILLGRVEDQLVRRSVEHMLQVSVTPQPGTVQGVEKLLVESGFQVHTLEVDKRGDAYIISLAAAGPARKWHEALHRLLEAPAVTKVSQL; encoded by the coding sequence ATGGAATGGATGCCGCTCGCGGATGCGCCGGCCGATTGGCTGAGCCGGCTGGGCTGGCTCCGGCTCGACCTGCTCGGCCGCCTGCTCCTGGCCGCCCTGCTGGGCGGCGCCGTAGGACTCGAGCGCGAGCTCAGCCGCAAGCCCGCCGGCTTCCGCACCAACCTCCTTATTTGCCTGGGAGCCGCACTGCTCACCGAACTCTCCATCGCCGTCGCGCGTTCGGCCGGCCCGGCAGCGCCGAACGTGGACCCGGGACGTATCGCTGCCCAGATTGTCAGCGGCATCGGCTTCCTCGGCGCAGGCACGATCATCCAGGCGCGGGGAAGCGTGGTTGGCCTGACCACTGCCGCCACCTTGTGGGTGGTTGCCGCCATCGGCATGGCCGTGGGGATGCAGGCCTACGTCGAAGCCGTGGGCACTACGGTGCTGGTCATTGTCGCGCTCATCCTCCTCGGCCGCGTCGAGGATCAGCTCGTGCGCCGCTCCGTCGAGCACATGCTGCAGGTCAGTGTCACGCCCCAGCCCGGTACCGTCCAGGGAGTCGAGAAGCTGCTGGTAGAGAGCGGCTTCCAGGTCCATACGCTGGAGGTGGACAAGCGCGGCGACGCCTACATCATCTCCCTGGCCGCCGCGGGCCCGGCCCGCAAGTGGCATGAGGCGCTGCACCGCCTGCTCGAGGCGCCGGCCGTAACCAAGGTCAGTCAGCTCTAA